The Leishmania braziliensis MHOM/BR/75/M2904 complete genome, chromosome 4 genome includes a window with the following:
- a CDS encoding putative huntingtin interacting protein (HIP), with protein sequence MLVFRDAIAKNGGPLPLLYYLQPDAGDTPDRGAAQYRGKSIDLLNTRVDRRTFFECVLNDADFATLTTFMMSGVPINATRDEDGASALHVAAAGTLKVLNDDDSQGGGSSGQATGCKGAGGRSARECHTSTDEEEVLADDGEESGGSTGRVLGPLCKNRLIISFLIDNGADVNAAMRGGKGQTPLMVAAARQNTQTVKLLLEKGADVNVQDAQGLTVLSYAVAYPLVMEALRLWIGEEVFYAAAMRERLLHTACRSLGNTYAALYLIEEIGLDVHMSDGNGAAAATGTPATVLYGQASPAGASSPQQDCVHHHSHTPNTASMFFAGDAPDGMRNAESSAQSSANSVPPTTNVTIMATAKHLAHPPSAGVGSAGGAAVEAINMRTLHNGDTPLHYAVNTFDVALVRALLSKGADVHAANYIGTTPLQLAQSQSSFAQSWKQYWKDELIVWLRPTSASAAAARRRRRERQHDRNPSRVRALLRAFSRANTTSSREKVLCDDPALHLWQLSAPMDAVLFVATATLPHILFYVCCCIVRNFFVLLCPLPLMYASYLAIQRRDSHRAGSRPLSSLGWCMGFILAQGLCLLLYTMYYCIKHYSVNLEDHNALIWWLFPSVTATAVLTVYVVLFSSAGLVTSSEGQRKGIYASLRGVKGDYPKSLLYGMDLRSMVKKPLRAQYCPQLQRVVLRYDHFCTHLSTAIGGGNHRAFVWLQVALLSTLCCFYYYAYEYRHLVSSAASVARAVAGVDRVALAKFEVAPFATAGGRFAYMYSQVILPLMILMTAYALCTQLYAIARNLTLYDLAHSEDESSVYCFTLGDVVYSLFDNGMWANLREFFGRSSLTQQVYRVPQINPYLEQLIKDHQRWQLTNVDNCCDGHDHQHQSCSHASSGDHSCSAAAPTGATSATTTMGKLVDPAEWGAHESGRAQQTLRAQQQEQHSVSQAERGREEECGADEYYGDDNGDGGSAMAMNIFQEMVRSGLTDVERHDAIAAMTVAARGGGGGADAKTQQEWNAAVEKAKQMYRFYLKSIGGSGADV encoded by the coding sequence ATGCTGGTGTTCCGCGACGCCATTGCGAAGAACGGtgggccgctgccgctcttgtATTACCTGCAGCCCGATGCTGGCGATACGCCAGACCGTGGCGCGGCACAGTACCGCGGCAAGTCGATCGACCTCCTCAACACCCGTGTCGACCGGCGCACCTTCTTTGAATGCGTCCTGAATGATGCGGACTTTGCAACTCTGACGACATTCATGATGAGCGGCGTCCCGATCAACGCCACCCGCGACGAAGATGGCGCGTCGGCGCTACACGTTGCAGCAGCCGGTACACTGAAGGTGCTGAACGACGACGACTCTCAGGGTGGTGGAAGCAGCGGCCAGGCTACAGGCTGTAAGGGTGCTGGCGGTAGAAGCGCGCGTGAGTGTCACACTTCGactgacgaggaggaggtgctcgCCGATGACGGTGAGGAAAGCGGCGGTAGCACTGGCCGCGTGTTGGGCCCGCTGTGTAAAAATCGACTCATCATTTCGTTCCTCATCGACAACGGAGCCGACGTGAACGCGGCCATGCGCGGTGGGAAGGGGCAGACGCCGCTCATGGTAGCCGCCGCACGGCAGAACACACAAACGGTGAAGCTTCTACTGGAAAAGGGTGCCGATGTGAACGTGCAGGACGCACAAGGACTCACAGTGCTGAGCTACGCGGTCGCCTACCCGCTCGTGATGGAGGCCCTGCGGCTATGGATAGGCGAGGAGGTGTTCtacgcggcggcgatgcgggagcggctgctgcacacggCGTGCCGCTCCCTCGGCAACACCTACGCAGCACTTTACCTTATTGAAGAAATCGGGCTGGATGTACACATGAGCGATGGcaacggcgctgcggcagccacTGGTACGCCAGCGACAGTTCTGTATGGCCAAGCCTCGCCTGCTGGTGCGAGTAGCCCTCAGCAGGACTGcgtccaccaccactcccACACACCCAACACTGCATCGATGTTCTTCGCTGGGGATGCCCCAGATGGCATGCGCAACGCAGAGAGCTCTGCGCAATCCTCTGCCAACTCAGTGCCGCCCACTACGAACGTCACCATAATGGCGACGGCTAAACACctcgcccaccccccttctGCTGGCGTCGGCAgtgcaggtggtgctgcggtcGAAGCCATCAACATGCGCACTTTGCACAACGGTGACACGCCGCTGCACTATGCGGTGAACACCTTTGACGTGGCCCTCGTTCGAGCGCTACTCAGCAAGGGTGCCGACGTGCACGCGGCCAACTACATCGGAACCACGCCACTGCAGCTCGCCCAGTCGCAGTCATCGTTTGCCCAGTCGTGGAAGCAATACTGGAAGGACGAGCTTATTGTGTGGCTGCGGCCCACGTCCgccagtgccgccgctgctcggcGCCGACGTCGTGAGCGGCAGCATGACAGAAACCCAAGCCGTGTccgagcgctgctgagggCGTTCAGTCGCGCGAACACCACGTCATCACGCGAGAAAGTGTTGTGCGATGACCCGGCGCTACACCTCTGGCAGCTCTCCGCTCCTATGGACGCTGTGCTGTTCGTCGCAACGGCAACGCTGCCGCACATCCTCTTCTACGTCTGTTGCTGCATCGTTCGAAACTTCTTCGTGTTGCTGTGCCCGTTGCCCCTCATGTATGCTTCCTACCTGGCGATACAGCGCCGTGACAGCCACCGGGCTGGCAGCCGCCCCCTTAGTAGCCTGGGCTGGTGCATGGGCTTTATCCTCGCCCAAGGGCTATGCCTGCTGCTCTACACCATGTACTACTGTATTAAGCACTACAGCGTGAACCTGGAGGACCACAACGCGCTCATTTGGTGGCTCTTCCCCAGCGTCACTGCCACGGCGGTGTTAACGGTGTACGTggtgctcttctcctccgcgGGGCTCGTGACGAGCTCAGAAGGGCAACGCAAGGGCATCTACGCGAGTCTGCGGGGTGTCAAGGGTGACTATCCCAAGTCGCTCCTTTACGGCATGGACCTGCGCTCAATGGTCAAGAAACCGCTTCGGGCGCAGTACTgtccgcagctgcagcgcgtcgtgcTCCGCTACGACCACTTTTGCACCCACCTCAGCACCGCCATTGGCGGCGGCAACCACCGCGCGTTTGTGTGGCTGCAAGTCGCGCTACTGTCAACGCTGTGCTGCTTCTACTACTACGCGTATGAGTATAGGCATCTcgtgagcagcgccgcgagTGTGGCGCGCGCAGTGGCGGGGGTGGATCGTGTCGCTCTGGCCAAATTCGAAGTGGCGCCCTTTGCAACTGCCGGGGGCCGCTTCGCCTACATGTACTCGCAGGTGATCCTGCCCTTGATGATCCTGATGACCGCGTATGCCCTGTGCACGCAGCTATACGCGATAGCCCGGAACTTGACCCTCTACGACCTCGCGCATAGTGAGGACGAGAGTAGTGTGTACTGTTTTACCCTAGGCGACGTGGTCTACAGCCTGTTCGACAATGGCATGTGGGCCAACCTCCGCGAGTTCTTCGGCCGGTCCTCGCTCACGCAGCAGGTGTACCGGGTTCCGCAGATCAATCCATACCTGGAGCAGCTCATCAAGGACCATCAGCGGTGGCAGTTGACCAACGTTGACAACTGCTGTGACGGCCACGATCATCAGCATCAGTCCTGCTCACACGCAAGCAGTGGTGACCACTcatgcagtgctgcagcaccaacagGCGCCACCAGCGCTACCACGACGATGGGGAAACTGGTGGACCCGGCTGAGTGGGGTGCACACGAGTCCGGCCGAGCTCAGCAGACACTgagggcgcagcagcaagagcagcactCGGTATCACAGGCCGAaaggggcagagaagaggagtgcGGCGCGGACGAATACTACGGTGACGACAACGGTGACGGGGGCTCAGCAATGGCGATGAACATCTTTCAAGAGATGGTCCGCAGCGGCCTCACCGATGTTGAACGTCATGACGCCATAGCCGCCATGAcagtggcggcgcgcggcggcggcggcggcgcggatGCAAAGACGCAGCAAGAGTGGAATGCggcggtggagaaggcgaagcaGATGTACCGCTTCTATCTGAAGTCGatcggtggcagcggcgccgatgTCTGA